In Atribacteraceae bacterium, a single window of DNA contains:
- a CDS encoding sugar ABC transporter ATP-binding protein: MNTLSNPILEFKQVTKRFPGVLALNDVSFSIRRGEVHALVGENGAGKSTLIKIVTGVFSKTSGEIDFEGEPIAYRTPHEALKSGIAAIYQEFNLIPGLTVAENIFMGHHPLNQRKLIDWGKIQEESQKLLDFLNIDIKPDARVKSLGVAKKQVVEIAKALSLKARVLIMDEPTATLAQREIETLFRIIRTLRKEGVTIIYISHRLEEIFEVCDRVSVLRDGKYVATNPVSDIRVGSLIQMMVGKELVEQYPKAEHPIGEEVLRVEDLSRKGVIRNVSFSVRRGEIVGIAGMVGSGRTEVLRAIFGLDKLDSGKVFIRSGEIRITTPRDSIERGIALLPEERKTQGLVLLLSVLDNLGLPNLRRMALRGFINDTKLNTVANEMVKAMNIKTPTLAQRVMHLSGGNQQKVVLGKWFARESDVYLFDEPTRGIDVGAKREIFLLMGKLLERGAGIVMVSSELSEILGMSDRVLVMREGEISGELSRQEMTKEAVLKLALGVEKNNVKSR; the protein is encoded by the coding sequence ATGAACACGCTCAGTAATCCTATTTTGGAGTTCAAGCAGGTCACGAAGCGCTTCCCCGGGGTGCTGGCCCTCAATGATGTATCCTTTTCCATCCGGCGGGGAGAAGTGCATGCCCTGGTGGGAGAAAACGGTGCGGGGAAATCGACCCTGATTAAGATCGTCACCGGAGTGTTTTCCAAGACGTCCGGGGAAATCGACTTTGAAGGAGAACCCATCGCCTATCGAACTCCGCACGAAGCCCTCAAAAGTGGCATTGCTGCGATCTACCAGGAATTCAATCTGATTCCCGGCCTGACCGTCGCGGAAAATATCTTCATGGGACACCACCCTCTCAACCAGCGGAAACTGATCGATTGGGGAAAAATCCAGGAAGAATCCCAGAAGCTCCTGGATTTCCTGAATATTGATATCAAGCCGGACGCCCGGGTGAAAAGTCTGGGGGTGGCCAAGAAGCAGGTGGTGGAGATCGCCAAGGCTCTTTCCCTCAAGGCCCGGGTCTTGATCATGGACGAGCCGACCGCTACTCTGGCCCAGCGGGAAATCGAAACCCTCTTTCGGATTATACGCACGCTGCGGAAGGAGGGGGTGACCATTATCTATATTTCTCACCGGCTGGAGGAAATCTTCGAGGTTTGCGATCGGGTGAGCGTCCTGCGGGACGGAAAATACGTCGCCACCAATCCGGTCAGCGATATCCGGGTGGGGAGCCTGATCCAGATGATGGTCGGAAAAGAGTTGGTGGAACAATATCCCAAGGCCGAACATCCAATCGGGGAGGAGGTGCTCCGGGTCGAGGATCTCAGCCGCAAGGGGGTCATCAGGAATGTAAGTTTCTCGGTGCGACGAGGGGAAATTGTTGGTATTGCCGGGATGGTCGGTTCTGGCCGTACGGAAGTTTTGAGGGCGATTTTCGGATTGGATAAGCTCGATTCAGGAAAGGTGTTTATCCGGAGTGGGGAAATCCGAATCACCACCCCACGGGATTCCATCGAGCGAGGCATCGCCCTTCTGCCCGAGGAGCGAAAAACCCAGGGACTGGTCCTGCTCCTTTCGGTCCTTGACAATCTGGGTCTTCCGAATCTCAGACGGATGGCCTTGCGGGGATTCATCAACGATACCAAGCTCAACACCGTGGCGAACGAAATGGTCAAGGCCATGAACATCAAGACTCCAACCCTTGCTCAACGAGTGATGCATCTCTCCGGCGGGAACCAACAAAAGGTGGTTTTGGGGAAGTGGTTTGCCCGGGAAAGCGATGTGTACCTGTTTGACGAGCCGACGCGGGGCATCGATGTTGGCGCCAAGCGGGAGATTTTTTTGCTGATGGGAAAACTTCTGGAGAGAGGAGCGGGGATTGTCATGGTCTCCTCGGAGCTTTCCGAGATCCTGGGCATGAGCGATCGGGTGCTGGTCATGCGGGAGGGGGAAATCTCCGGAGAGTTGTCCCGCCAGGAAATGACCAAGGAGGCGGTGTTGAAACTGGCGCTGGGGGTAGAAAAAAATAATGTCAAAAGCCGTTGA